One window of Bactrocera tryoni isolate S06 chromosome 2, CSIRO_BtryS06_freeze2, whole genome shotgun sequence genomic DNA carries:
- the LOC120769200 gene encoding protein slowmo — translation MKIWTSEHTFNHPWETVTQAAWRKYPNPMTPSIIGTDVVERRVVDGVLHTHRLVQSKWYFPKWTNSLIGTAKTCFASERSTVDPQRKQMVLKTINLTFCRHISVDEVLYYEPHPTDSSKTLLKQEASVSVQGVPLCHYMEDMLTSTISMNAGKGRQGLEWVIGRINAEVKGIAESADDFLMKTKHSLDDMTESARKSMDEISVQAAKAAKHIHI, via the coding sequence ATGAAGATATGGACATCGGAGCACACTTTCAACCACCCATGGGAAACGGTTACACAGGCAGCATGGCGAAAATATCCCAATCCGATGACACCATCTATAATTGGGACAGATGTTGTAGAGCGTAGAGTGGTAGACGGAGTGTTGCACACACACCGCCTGGTTCAGTCGAAGTGGTATTTCCCAAAATGGACAAATTCACTAATTGGTACTGCCAAAACATGTTTTGCAAGTGAACGCTCTACTGTGGACCCACAACGTAAACAAATGGTTCTTAAAACCATTAACTTAACTTTCTGTCGGCACATTTCGGTTGATGAAGTCCTCTATTACGAACCACATCCAACAGATTCAAGTAAAACTTTACTTAAACAGGAAGCATCCGTCAGTGTGCAAGGCGTTCCATTGTGTCACTATATGGAAGATATGCTAACATCCACCATAAGCATGAATGCGGGCAAAGGTCGTCAAGGTCTTGAATGGGTAATTGGACGTATAAACGCAGAAGTCAAAGGTATTGCCGAGTCTGCCGATGATTtcttaatgaaaacaaaacactCATTAGATGATATGACTGAAAGTGCTCGTAAAAGCATGGATGAAATCAGTGTGCAAGCTGCCAAAGCAGCaaaacatattcacatataa